The Triticum aestivum cultivar Chinese Spring chromosome 7B, IWGSC CS RefSeq v2.1, whole genome shotgun sequence genome window below encodes:
- the LOC123162835 gene encoding uncharacterized protein encodes MNSAMDSRRRIDPVEEARHREVMESLGVYDADWALSKTLEQSDVQPGQNRLLLTKETVRGGSIPKFFPELEELRDDGLNAQNTVTVKVFDAEGREKDVNLRYLNSNRAYRVMGAQWRRLVEESRMCRGERLDLYACRRGDGERCLFVFRSKGGGDSSWCTGCKRTRPLAVAARYPAADDDDDDFVHVGRAGDRSGKRDCNNHYYLHADSTGSHRRDRGKKHKRAKSGHARREDHMRVVVDDDVNALDFQGDHGCYKAERRRVDKAPWTLPNYSGKEQEAAKGLLMLKYAIFAEHYNGSI; translated from the coding sequence ATGAACAGCGCCATGGATTCCCGCCGCCGCATCGACCCCGTGGAAGAAGCGCGCCACCGGGAGGTGATGGAAAGCCTCGGCGTGTACGACGCCGACTGGGCTCTGTCCAAGACCTTGGAGCAGTCCGACGTCCAGCCGGGGCAGAACCGGCTGCTCCTCACCAAGGAGACGGTGCGGGGCGGTTCTATCCCCAAGTTCTTCCCGGAGCTGGAGGAGCTCCGGGACGACGGCCTGAACGCCCAGAACACAGTCACGGtcaaggtcttcgatgccgagGGCCGCGAGAAGGATGTGAACCTCCGCTACCTCAACTCTAACAGGGCGTACCGAGTCATGGGGGCTCAGTGGAGGAGGCTAGTGGAGGAGAGCCGCATGTGCAGAGGAGAGCGCCTCGATCTGTACGCGTGcaggcgcggcgacggcgagcgcTGCCTCTTCGTGTTCAGGAGCAAGGGCGGTGGCGATAGCTCCTGGTGCACCGGATGTAAGCGCACCCGACCGCTTGCCGTCGCAGCTCGCTATCCTGcagcggacgacgacgacgacgacttcgTCCATGTTGGCCGTGCTGGTGATCGGAGCGGCAAGAGAGATTGCAACAACCACTATTACCTACACGCCGATAGCACCGGAAGCCATCGGAGAGATCGTGGCAAAAAGCACAAGCGAGCTAAGAGCGGCCATGCCAGGAGAGAAGATCATATGcgggttgtggtggacgacgacgtgAACGCTCTTGATTTCCAGGGTGATCACGGATGTTACAAAGCCGAGAGGAGAAGGGTAGATAAAGCACCTTGGACATTGCCGAACTACAGTGGCAAGGAACAAGAAGCTGCCAAAGGCCTCTTAATGTTGAAATATGCTATTTTTGCTGAGCACTATAATGGTAGCATTTAA